In Prosthecomicrobium sp. N25, one DNA window encodes the following:
- the ruvX gene encoding Holliday junction resolvase RuvX: MASDPALPLDTLFAALPPSGRVMGLDLGTKTIGLALSDLGRRIASPLETIRRTKFGADADALLKLAEKHQVLGIVMGLPLNMDGSEGPRAQATRAFVRNLAGRTALPVAYWDERLSTAAVTRTLLDADASRARRAELVDKMAAAFILQGALDRMQRGPLQGPRD; the protein is encoded by the coding sequence ATGGCCAGCGACCCCGCCCTCCCCCTCGACACCCTCTTTGCCGCCCTGCCGCCGTCCGGGCGCGTCATGGGCCTCGACCTCGGGACGAAGACGATCGGGCTGGCGCTGTCCGACCTCGGGCGCCGGATTGCGTCGCCGCTGGAGACGATCCGGCGGACGAAGTTCGGCGCGGACGCGGACGCGCTGCTCAAGCTCGCGGAGAAGCACCAGGTTCTCGGCATCGTCATGGGGCTGCCGCTCAACATGGACGGATCGGAAGGCCCGCGGGCTCAGGCGACACGCGCCTTCGTGCGCAACCTCGCGGGCCGGACCGCCCTCCCCGTCGCCTACTGGGACGAGCGGCTCTCCACTGCGGCGGTCACCCGCACGCTGCTCGATGCCGATGCGAGCCGGGCCCGGCGGGCGGAGCTCGTCGACAAGATGGCGGCCGCCTTCATCCTGCAGGGCGCGCTCGACCGCATGCAGCGCGGGCCGCTGCAAGGGCCCCGGGATTGA
- a CDS encoding glutathione S-transferase family protein, translating to MKLYWAPQSRSLRALWLLEEAGVPYERVLVDIRNGEQATQEFRAINPMMKVPALVDGDVKVAESGAIYAYVAERCPEARLAPPVGDPRRGDYLRWLFFAAGCIEAAITEKFTGIQMPASTAGWGSFDRVVDVLEQATSQARPWLLGADFSAADVAIGSDLNFGMAQFKILPERPAMVAYLERCRARPAFQRAQAINVAGA from the coding sequence ATGAAGCTCTACTGGGCCCCGCAATCGCGCTCGCTGCGCGCACTCTGGCTGCTCGAGGAGGCCGGCGTGCCCTACGAGCGCGTCCTCGTCGATATCCGCAACGGCGAGCAGGCGACGCAGGAGTTCCGCGCCATCAACCCCATGATGAAGGTGCCGGCCCTGGTCGACGGGGACGTGAAGGTGGCCGAATCGGGCGCCATCTACGCCTATGTGGCCGAGCGCTGCCCCGAGGCCCGGCTGGCGCCGCCGGTCGGCGACCCGCGCCGGGGCGACTACCTGCGCTGGCTCTTCTTCGCCGCCGGCTGCATCGAGGCGGCCATCACCGAGAAGTTCACCGGCATCCAGATGCCCGCGTCGACGGCCGGATGGGGCAGCTTCGACCGGGTCGTGGACGTGCTCGAGCAGGCAACGTCGCAGGCCCGGCCCTGGCTCCTCGGCGCGGACTTCTCGGCCGCCGACGTCGCGATCGGGTCGGACCTCAACTTCGGCATGGCGCAGTTCAAGATCCTGCCCGAGCGGCCCGCCATGGTGGCGTATCTGGAGCGCTGCCGGGCCCGGCCGGCCTTCCAGCGGGCGCAGGCGATCAACGTCGCGGGGGCCTGA
- the dprA gene encoding DNA-processing protein DprA produces MFHIRLSADQHFAWLKLIRTENVGPATFIELINRYGSAAAALEALPELARRGGRDRIRIPPDDEIRREIEAGARAGARMVALGEAGYPAYLRAVEGPPPVVWVRGSLDLLAKPLVAVVGSRNASLSGRKLAAMLSRGLGAEGLGVVSGLARGIDAAAHEAALPTGTVAVLAGGLDRVYPPENEPLLARIVGEGGAAFSEMPFGWEPRARDFPRRNRLISGMSLAVVVVEAARRSGSLHTARFAAEQGRDVFAVPGSPLDPRAEGCNDLIRNGATLVANAADIVEGLAPQIGRDPPEPSAWEPEVDPPDDAGPPEDLRARILEALGPTPVAVDELIRDVGARPGLVQTVLLELALAGRLARHSGNRVSLLL; encoded by the coding sequence GTGTTCCACATCCGCCTCTCCGCGGACCAGCACTTCGCCTGGCTGAAGCTCATCCGCACCGAGAATGTCGGGCCGGCGACCTTCATCGAGCTGATCAACCGCTACGGCTCCGCCGCCGCCGCCCTGGAGGCCCTGCCGGAGTTGGCACGCCGGGGCGGGCGCGACCGCATCAGGATTCCGCCCGACGACGAGATCCGCCGCGAGATCGAGGCCGGGGCACGGGCCGGCGCGCGGATGGTGGCGCTGGGCGAGGCCGGCTATCCGGCCTATCTGCGCGCCGTCGAGGGGCCGCCCCCGGTGGTCTGGGTCCGGGGCTCCCTGGACCTCCTGGCGAAGCCGCTCGTGGCCGTCGTCGGGTCGCGCAACGCCTCCCTCTCCGGACGCAAGCTCGCCGCCATGCTCTCCCGCGGGCTCGGGGCCGAGGGGCTGGGCGTCGTCTCCGGCCTCGCCCGCGGCATCGATGCGGCCGCCCACGAGGCGGCCTTGCCGACCGGCACGGTCGCGGTGCTGGCCGGCGGTCTCGACCGGGTCTATCCGCCCGAGAACGAGCCGCTCCTCGCGCGCATCGTCGGGGAGGGCGGCGCGGCCTTCTCGGAGATGCCTTTCGGCTGGGAGCCGCGCGCCCGCGACTTCCCCCGCCGCAACCGCCTCATCTCGGGCATGAGCCTGGCGGTCGTCGTGGTCGAGGCTGCGCGACGGTCCGGCTCCCTGCACACCGCCCGCTTCGCCGCCGAGCAGGGCCGGGACGTCTTCGCCGTCCCGGGCTCGCCGCTCGACCCGCGCGCCGAAGGCTGCAACGACCTGATCCGGAACGGGGCGACCCTCGTCGCCAATGCCGCCGACATCGTCGAAGGCCTCGCCCCGCAGATCGGCCGCGACCCGCCGGAGCCGAGCGCCTGGGAGCCCGAGGTCGACCCGCCGGACGACGCCGGCCCGCCCGAGGACCTGCGCGCCCGGATCCTGGAGGCGCTCGGGCCGACCCCCGTCGCCGTCGACGAACTGATCCGCGACGTCGGTGCCCGCCCGGGCCTGGTCCAGACGGTGCTCCTCGAACTTGCGCTCGCGGGCCGGCTGGCGCGCCATTCGGGCAACCGGGTCAGCCTGCTCCTGTGA